The following nucleotide sequence is from Sphingomonas panacisoli.
TCCTGCGAAAGCAGGAGCACAGGGTCACAGGCACGCGGCTCTAGGCTCCTGCTTTCGCAGGAGCACGGGTTTAGTCTTCGGCGGCGATCCGCACCTTCAGCCCGTCGAGCGCGTCGGTGAATTCGATCTGGCACGACAGCCGGCTAGTCTCGTCGCGGTCGGCGGAGGAATCGAGCAGGTCGTTCTCGTCCTCGCTCATCGGATTCACTTTGGCCGCAAACGCCGGATCGACA
It contains:
- a CDS encoding 2Fe-2S iron-sulfur cluster-binding protein — translated: MPKLIVVTRGGEEQEITGESGLSVMEVIRDAGIDEILALCGGCCSCATCHVHVDPAFAAKVNPMSEDENDLLDSSADRDETSRLSCQIEFTDALDGLKVRIAAED